In Pseudomonas rhizosphaerae, one DNA window encodes the following:
- a CDS encoding adenylosuccinate synthase produces MGKNVVVLGTQWGDEGKGKIVDLLTEHAAAVVRYQGGHNAGHTLVIDGEKTVLHLIPSGVLREGVQCLIGNGVVVAPDALLREITKLEEKGVPVRERLRISPSCPLILSFHVALDQAREKARGELKIGTTGRGIGPAYEDKVARRGLRVGDLLNMPRFEEKLRELVDYHNFMLVGYYKEPAIEFEKTLAECKEYAELLKPLMLDVTAELHDLRRAGKDIMFEGAQGSLLDIDHGTYPYVTSSNTTAGGVATGSGVGPMFLDYILGITKAYTTRVGSGPFPTELFDEVGAHLAKQGHEFGATTGRARRCGWFDAVILRRAIDVNSISGICLTKLDVLDGLETINICTGYKDANGNDVAPTDADSYVGLQPVYEEVPGWTESTVGAKTLEELPANARAYIKRVEALIGAPIDIVSTGPDRNETIVLRHPFG; encoded by the coding sequence ATGGGTAAGAATGTCGTAGTCCTGGGCACCCAATGGGGTGATGAGGGCAAAGGCAAGATCGTTGATCTGCTGACCGAACATGCTGCCGCGGTAGTGCGCTATCAAGGCGGCCACAACGCCGGCCACACCCTGGTGATCGACGGCGAGAAAACCGTCCTACACCTGATCCCCTCGGGCGTACTGCGCGAAGGCGTGCAGTGCCTGATCGGCAACGGTGTGGTAGTTGCACCTGACGCCCTGCTGCGCGAGATCACCAAGCTGGAAGAGAAAGGCGTACCGGTGCGCGAGCGCCTGCGTATCAGCCCGTCCTGCCCGCTGATCCTGTCCTTCCACGTGGCGCTGGATCAGGCCCGCGAAAAAGCCCGTGGCGAGCTTAAGATCGGTACCACCGGTCGTGGCATCGGCCCGGCGTACGAAGACAAGGTCGCACGTCGCGGCCTGCGTGTTGGCGACCTGCTGAACATGCCGCGCTTCGAAGAAAAGCTGCGTGAGTTGGTGGATTACCACAACTTCATGCTGGTGGGCTACTACAAAGAGCCGGCCATCGAGTTCGAAAAGACCCTGGCCGAGTGCAAGGAATACGCCGAGCTGCTCAAGCCGCTGATGCTGGACGTGACTGCCGAGCTGCACGACCTGCGTCGCGCCGGCAAGGACATCATGTTCGAAGGCGCCCAGGGTTCGTTGCTGGACATCGACCACGGCACCTACCCCTACGTGACCAGTTCCAACACCACCGCAGGTGGCGTTGCGACCGGCTCGGGCGTCGGCCCGATGTTCCTGGACTACATCCTGGGCATCACCAAGGCGTATACCACCCGTGTAGGTTCGGGTCCGTTCCCGACCGAACTGTTCGACGAAGTCGGTGCGCACCTGGCCAAACAAGGCCACGAATTTGGCGCGACCACCGGCCGTGCTCGCCGTTGTGGCTGGTTCGACGCCGTCATCCTGCGTCGCGCTATCGATGTGAACAGCATCTCGGGCATCTGCCTGACCAAGCTGGACGTACTCGATGGCCTGGAAACCATCAACATCTGCACCGGCTACAAAGATGCAAACGGCAACGACGTTGCCCCCACCGACGCCGACAGCTACGTAGGCCTGCAGCCTGTGTACGAAGAAGTGCCGGGCTGGACCGAATCGACCGTGGGCGCCAAGACCCTGGAAGAGCTGCCCGCCAACGCTCGCGCCTACATCAAGCGTGTCGAAGCGCTGATCGGCGCACCGATCGACATCGTATCGACCGGTCCGGATCGCAACGAAACCATCGTGCTGCGTCACCCGTTCGGCTGA
- a CDS encoding ATP phosphoribosyltransferase regulatory subunit, with protein MATVDRWLLPDGIEEVLPPEAARIEVARRQVLDLFQSWGYEFVVTPHIEYLESLLTGAGQDLDLRTFKVIDPQSGRQMGFRADITPQVARIDAHTLRREGPNRLCYAGSVLHAQPRALSSSRSPIQLGAELYGDASPSSDVEVISLMLTMLEMADVPDVHMDLGHVGIYRGLARAAGLSGDVEQQLFDALQRKAIDEVIALTQGLPADLAEMLRALVGLCGGREVLAQAKVRLANAPTAVLTALDDLLAIAERLSLRFPELPLYFDLGELRGYHYHTGVVFAVFVPGMGQSIAQGGRYDDIGADFGRARPATGFSTDLKSLVTLGQARIELPSGGVWMPDSTDAALWQAVCQLRREGQRVVQALPGQTIEAAGEADCDRQLIQQNGQWQVLPLAS; from the coding sequence ATGGCAACGGTAGACCGCTGGCTGCTGCCAGATGGCATCGAAGAAGTACTGCCGCCTGAGGCTGCGCGCATCGAAGTCGCGCGGCGCCAGGTGTTGGACCTGTTCCAGAGCTGGGGTTACGAGTTCGTCGTGACCCCGCACATCGAATACCTCGAGTCGCTGCTGACCGGCGCCGGCCAGGACCTTGATCTGCGCACCTTCAAGGTGATCGACCCGCAATCGGGCCGGCAGATGGGTTTCCGTGCCGACATCACGCCTCAGGTGGCGCGTATCGATGCGCACACCCTGCGCCGCGAAGGGCCGAATCGTCTGTGCTATGCCGGCAGCGTGCTGCATGCGCAGCCGCGAGCATTGTCCAGCTCGCGCAGCCCCATCCAGCTGGGCGCGGAGCTGTATGGCGATGCCAGCCCGAGCAGCGACGTGGAAGTCATCAGCCTGATGCTGACCATGCTCGAGATGGCCGACGTACCAGACGTGCACATGGATCTGGGGCATGTCGGTATCTACCGCGGCCTGGCCCGCGCGGCGGGCCTGTCGGGCGACGTCGAGCAACAGTTGTTCGATGCCTTGCAGCGCAAGGCCATCGACGAAGTGATTGCCCTTACCCAAGGGCTGCCAGCCGACCTGGCCGAGATGCTGCGCGCCCTGGTCGGACTGTGTGGCGGGCGTGAAGTGCTGGCCCAGGCCAAGGTACGTCTGGCCAATGCACCGACGGCAGTGCTGACGGCGCTGGATGACCTGCTGGCAATCGCCGAGCGCTTGTCGTTGCGTTTTCCAGAATTGCCGCTGTACTTCGACCTGGGCGAACTGCGCGGTTATCACTACCACACCGGCGTGGTGTTTGCCGTGTTCGTTCCAGGCATGGGCCAGTCCATCGCCCAGGGCGGCCGCTACGACGACATTGGTGCGGACTTCGGTCGCGCCCGCCCGGCCACGGGGTTTTCCACGGACCTCAAGTCCCTGGTTACCTTGGGCCAAGCCCGGATCGAATTGCCGTCCGGCGGCGTGTGGATGCCTGACAGCACCGATGCAGCATTGTGGCAGGCGGTCTGCCAGCTGCGCCGCGAGGGCCAGCGCGTGGTCCAGGCCCTGCCGGGCCAGACGATCGAGGCTGCTGGCGAGGCAGATTGCGACCGTCAATTGATTCAGCAGAACGGACAATGGCAAGTACTGCCACTGGCCTCTTGA
- the hflC gene encoding protease modulator HflC, which produces MGNKSVIALIVAVVLAVAAWNCFYIVAQTERAVLLQFGRVVQADVQPGLHVKLPYVNQVRKFDARLMTLDAPTQRFLTLEKKAVMVDAYAKWRVKDAERYYTATSGMKQIADERLSRRLESGLRDQFGKRTLHEVVSGERDALMSDITTSLNRMADKELGIEVIDVRVKAIDLPKEVNRSVFERMSTEREREAREHRAKGNELAEGIRADADRQRRVLLAEAYRESEEARGDGDAQAASIYAQAYGQDQEFYSFFRSLQAYRQSFANKSDVMVLDSKSDFFRFMEKYKP; this is translated from the coding sequence ATGGGCAATAAATCTGTGATCGCCCTGATCGTCGCCGTCGTCCTGGCGGTGGCAGCATGGAACTGCTTCTACATCGTGGCGCAAACCGAACGTGCGGTCCTGCTGCAATTCGGTCGCGTGGTCCAGGCCGATGTCCAGCCTGGCCTGCATGTGAAGCTGCCGTACGTCAACCAGGTGCGCAAGTTCGACGCACGGCTGATGACCCTCGACGCCCCGACCCAGCGGTTCCTGACCCTGGAGAAGAAAGCGGTGATGGTCGACGCCTACGCCAAATGGCGCGTGAAGGATGCCGAGCGCTACTACACGGCCACTTCCGGCATGAAGCAGATCGCCGACGAGCGTCTGTCGCGTCGTCTGGAATCGGGCCTGCGCGACCAGTTCGGCAAGCGCACCCTGCACGAGGTGGTATCGGGTGAGCGTGACGCGTTGATGTCCGACATCACCACGTCGCTCAACCGCATGGCAGACAAGGAGCTGGGGATCGAAGTCATCGACGTGCGCGTCAAGGCCATCGACCTGCCCAAGGAAGTCAACCGCAGCGTGTTCGAGCGCATGAGCACCGAGCGTGAGCGCGAGGCGCGCGAGCACCGTGCCAAGGGTAACGAACTGGCCGAAGGCATCCGTGCCGATGCCGATCGCCAGCGTCGTGTTCTGCTCGCCGAAGCCTATCGTGAGTCCGAGGAAGCGCGCGGTGACGGTGATGCGCAAGCGGCGTCCATCTACGCCCAGGCTTATGGCCAGGATCAGGAATTCTATTCCTTCTTCCGCAGCCTGCAGGCGTACCGCCAGAGCTTCGCCAACAAGAGCGACGTGATGGTGCTGGACTCCAAGAGCGATTTCTTCCGCTTCATGGAGAAGTACAAGCCCTGA
- the hflK gene encoding FtsH protease activity modulator HflK encodes MAWNEPGGNSNNQDPWGGKRRGGDRKGPPDLDEAFRKLQDSLNGLFGGGKKRTGGGGDGGGTSKGGGLGLLGIGLAVLGAIWLYSAVYVVDEQEQAVVLRFGKYYETVGPGLNIYFPPIDRKYLENVTRERSYTKQGQMLTEDENIVEVPLTVQYKITNLQDFVLRVDQPEISLQHATDSALRHVVGSTAMDQVLTEGREQMAGEIKERLQRFLDTYQTGITVTQVNVQSAAAPREVQEAFDDVIRAREDEQRSRNQAEGYANGVIPEARGQAQRIIEDANGYRDEVVSRAKGEADRFTKLVTEYRKAPDVTRQRLYLETMQDVYSNTSKVLVASKEGQNNLIYLPLDKMVGGDRNNSTTPAAATPSSASDAAGARAAADLQQQQREMRSRESR; translated from the coding sequence ATGGCTTGGAATGAGCCGGGTGGCAACTCGAACAATCAAGATCCTTGGGGTGGTAAACGCCGTGGAGGCGACCGCAAGGGGCCACCGGATCTCGACGAGGCCTTCCGCAAGCTGCAGGACAGCCTGAACGGTTTGTTCGGCGGTGGAAAGAAACGCACAGGTGGCGGTGGCGACGGGGGAGGCACGTCCAAGGGCGGTGGTCTCGGCCTGTTGGGCATCGGCCTTGCCGTGCTCGGCGCTATCTGGCTGTACAGCGCGGTGTACGTGGTCGACGAGCAGGAGCAGGCCGTGGTGTTGCGCTTCGGCAAGTACTACGAAACCGTGGGTCCAGGCCTGAACATCTACTTCCCGCCGATCGATCGCAAGTACCTGGAAAACGTCACGCGCGAGCGTTCGTATACCAAGCAGGGCCAGATGCTCACCGAAGACGAGAACATCGTCGAGGTGCCGCTGACCGTGCAGTACAAGATCACCAACCTGCAGGACTTCGTCCTGCGCGTCGACCAGCCTGAAATCAGCCTGCAGCATGCCACCGACAGTGCGCTGCGCCATGTGGTGGGCTCCACCGCCATGGACCAGGTGCTGACCGAAGGCCGCGAGCAGATGGCCGGCGAGATCAAGGAGCGCCTGCAGCGTTTCCTCGACACCTACCAGACCGGTATCACCGTCACCCAGGTCAACGTACAGAGCGCGGCGGCCCCGCGTGAAGTGCAGGAAGCCTTCGACGACGTGATTCGTGCCCGTGAAGACGAACAGCGCTCGCGCAACCAGGCTGAAGGCTATGCCAACGGCGTGATTCCCGAGGCTCGTGGTCAGGCCCAGCGCATTATCGAGGATGCCAACGGTTACCGTGACGAAGTCGTATCGCGCGCCAAGGGTGAGGCCGATCGCTTCACCAAGCTGGTCACCGAGTACCGCAAGGCGCCCGACGTGACCCGCCAGCGCCTGTACCTGGAAACCATGCAGGACGTCTACAGCAACACCAGCAAGGTGCTGGTGGCCAGCAAGGAAGGTCAGAACAACCTGATCTACCTGCCGCTGGACAAGATGGTCGGTGGTGACCGCAACAACAGCACCACGCCCGCCGCTGCCACGCCTTCATCGGCGAGCGACGCCGCCGGCGCACGCGCCGCAGCCGACCTGCAGCAGCAACAGCGTGAAATGCGTTCAAGGGAGAGTCGCTGA
- the hflX gene encoding ribosome rescue GTPase HflX, giving the protein MFFERHGGGERAILVHLDGQDPEAREDPQEFQELAISAGAETVAFVNVARHRPSAKFLIGSGKVEELRDQVKTEHADLVIFNHTLTPSQERNLEKVFECRVLDRTGLILDIFAQRARTHEGKLQVELAQLEHMSTRLVRGWTHLERQGGGIGLRGPGETQLETDRRLLRVRLRQIKQRLEKVRSQREQARRGRRRADIPSVSLVGYTNAGKSTLFNAVTRSEVYAADQLFATLDPTLRRLELNDLGPVILADTVGFIRHLPHKLVEAFRATLEESSNSDLLLHVIDAHEPERMAQIEQVMAVLTEIGAQGLPILEVYNKLDLLEGVEPQIQRDADGKPVRVWVSARDGRGLELIKQAVAELLGEDLFVGTLQLGQNLGRLRAQLFSLGAVQSEAHDEQGGSLLAIRLPRAELNRLVSREGMEPAEFIEQHTLQ; this is encoded by the coding sequence TTGTTCTTTGAGCGCCACGGTGGTGGTGAGCGAGCGATCCTCGTTCATCTGGACGGTCAGGACCCTGAGGCGCGTGAAGACCCGCAGGAGTTTCAGGAGCTGGCCATTTCGGCCGGCGCCGAGACTGTTGCATTCGTCAATGTCGCCCGTCATCGGCCCAGTGCCAAATTTCTGATCGGCAGTGGCAAGGTCGAGGAACTGCGTGATCAGGTCAAGACCGAACACGCGGATCTGGTGATCTTCAATCACACCCTCACACCCAGCCAGGAACGCAACCTCGAGAAGGTCTTCGAGTGCCGCGTGCTGGACCGTACCGGTCTGATCCTGGATATCTTCGCGCAACGCGCTCGTACCCATGAAGGCAAGCTGCAGGTCGAACTGGCCCAGCTCGAGCACATGAGTACACGGCTGGTTCGCGGCTGGACTCACCTGGAGCGCCAGGGCGGTGGTATCGGCCTGCGCGGTCCGGGTGAAACCCAGCTGGAAACCGACCGGCGCCTGCTGCGGGTACGCCTGCGCCAGATCAAGCAGCGCCTGGAAAAAGTGCGCAGTCAGCGCGAGCAGGCCCGTCGCGGACGTCGGCGTGCCGATATTCCATCGGTGTCCCTGGTGGGCTACACCAACGCCGGCAAATCGACCCTGTTCAACGCCGTCACCCGTTCCGAGGTGTACGCGGCCGACCAGTTGTTCGCCACCCTCGACCCGACCTTGCGCCGGCTCGAGTTGAACGACCTGGGGCCAGTGATCCTGGCCGACACGGTGGGCTTCATTCGGCACCTGCCGCACAAGCTGGTCGAAGCGTTCCGTGCCACCCTCGAGGAATCGAGCAACTCCGACCTGCTGCTGCATGTGATCGACGCCCATGAGCCCGAGCGCATGGCGCAGATCGAGCAGGTCATGGCGGTCCTTACCGAGATCGGCGCGCAAGGCTTGCCGATCCTCGAGGTGTATAACAAACTCGATCTGCTCGAGGGCGTCGAGCCGCAGATACAGCGCGATGCGGACGGCAAGCCCGTACGGGTCTGGGTGTCGGCGCGCGATGGCCGCGGTCTTGAGCTGATCAAGCAGGCGGTCGCCGAATTGCTGGGCGAAGACCTGTTCGTCGGGACGCTGCAGTTGGGCCAGAACCTTGGCCGTCTGCGTGCCCAGCTGTTTTCGCTGGGCGCGGTGCAAAGCGAAGCGCATGATGAGCAAGGTGGCAGTCTGCTGGCAATCCGCCTGCCGCGTGCGGAGCTCAATCGCCTGGTCAGTCGCGAAGGCATGGAGCCCGCTGAATTCATCGAGCAACACACTTTGCAATAA
- the hfq gene encoding RNA chaperone Hfq, whose amino-acid sequence MSKGHSLQDPYLNTLRKEKVGVSIYLVNGIKLQGQIESFDQFVILLKNTVSQMVYKHAISTVVPVRPIRLPSATESEQGDTDPGNA is encoded by the coding sequence ATGTCAAAAGGGCATTCGCTACAAGACCCTTACTTGAACACCTTGCGTAAAGAGAAGGTCGGCGTCTCGATCTATCTGGTGAACGGTATCAAGTTGCAGGGCCAGATCGAATCGTTCGACCAGTTCGTCATCCTGCTGAAGAACACTGTCAGCCAGATGGTCTACAAACATGCAATTTCCACGGTTGTACCGGTGCGTCCGATTCGTCTGCCCAGCGCGACCGAATCCGAGCAGGGCGACACCGACCCAGGTAACGCTTGA
- the miaA gene encoding tRNA (adenosine(37)-N6)-dimethylallyltransferase MiaA: MSGLPPAIFLMGPTAAGKTDLAIELSKVLPCELISVDSALVYRGMDIGTAKPSPAVLEAHPHALIDILDPAQSYSAADFRRDALQAMAQITARGNIPLLVGGTMLYFKALLEGLADMPGADAQVRADLEAQAARDGWQALHDQLAAIDPVSAARIHPNDPQRLVRALEVYRVSGSSMTELRARQSAQSTEPGALASGQLPYTVANLAIAPTDRSVLHERIALRFEQMLEQGFVDEVTALRARSDLHAGLASIRAVGYRQVWDHLDGKLTEVQMRERGIIATRQLAKRQFTWLRGWADLHWLDSLAGDNLSRALKYLGSASILS, encoded by the coding sequence ATGAGTGGCCTACCTCCGGCGATCTTCCTCATGGGGCCTACTGCCGCCGGCAAGACCGATCTCGCTATCGAGCTGAGCAAGGTGTTGCCGTGCGAGCTGATCAGCGTCGACTCGGCGCTGGTCTACCGCGGCATGGACATCGGCACGGCCAAGCCGTCGCCCGCAGTGCTGGAAGCCCACCCACATGCTCTGATCGATATCCTTGACCCGGCGCAAAGCTACAGCGCCGCCGACTTTCGCCGCGACGCGCTGCAGGCCATGGCGCAGATCACCGCGCGCGGCAACATTCCGCTGCTGGTGGGCGGCACCATGCTGTATTTCAAGGCCCTGCTCGAAGGGCTGGCAGACATGCCCGGCGCCGATGCGCAGGTGCGCGCCGACCTGGAAGCGCAGGCCGCTCGCGACGGCTGGCAGGCGTTGCACGACCAGCTCGCGGCGATCGACCCGGTATCCGCCGCGCGCATTCATCCCAACGATCCGCAACGGCTGGTCCGGGCACTCGAGGTGTACCGCGTGAGCGGGTCGAGCATGACCGAGCTGCGTGCGCGACAATCTGCGCAAAGTACCGAACCAGGCGCATTGGCAAGCGGGCAATTGCCCTATACTGTGGCCAACCTGGCCATCGCGCCTACTGACCGTTCGGTGCTGCATGAGCGAATTGCCCTGCGTTTCGAACAAATGCTGGAACAAGGCTTCGTTGATGAGGTCACTGCCTTGCGTGCTCGAAGTGACTTGCATGCAGGGCTTGCGTCTATACGAGCGGTAGGCTATCGGCAAGTCTGGGATCATCTGGATGGCAAGCTGACCGAGGTGCAGATGCGCGAACGCGGCATCATCGCCACGCGCCAATTGGCCAAGCGGCAGTTCACCTGGTTGCGCGGTTGGGCCGATCTGCACTGGCTCGACAGTCTGGCGGGCGACAATCTGTCTCGCGCCTTGAAATACCTGGGCTCGGCCTCCATATTGAGCTGA
- the mutL gene encoding DNA mismatch repair endonuclease MutL: protein MVESSRIELLSPRLANQIAAGEVVERPASVIKELLENSLDSGARRIDIEVEQGGVKLLRVRDDGSGISADDLPLALARHATSKIRDLEDLERVMSLGFRGEALASISSVARLTLTSRTAAADQAWQVETEGRDMDARVQPAAHPVGTSVEVRDLFFNTPARRKFLKTEKTEFDHLQEVIKRLALARFDVGFHLRHNGKSILGLHEAHDETARARRVAAVCGPAFLEQAMPIEVDRNGLRLWGWVGLPTFSRSQADLQYFFVNGRAVRDKLVAHAVRQAYRDVLFNGRHPTFVLFLEVDPAVVDVNVHPTKHEVRFRDGRMVHDFLYGTLHRALADVRPEDQLATAPTQSQAPRPSGAQAGEFGPQGEMGLSANLLQPPMAAPQSNGGSGGGYSYTPRPTAALPVAEAQSAYREFFAPLPTAGSSTAPIPSLPQSQGDIPPLGYALAQLKGIYILAENAQGLVLVDMHAAHERIMYERLKIAMANEGLSGQPLLVPESLAMSQREADCAEEHAAWFQRLGFELQRLGPETVAIRQIPALLKQAEANRLVGDVLADLMEYGTSDRIQAHLNELLGTMACHGAIRANRRLAIPEMNGLLRDMENTERSGQCNHGRPTWTQMGLDDLDKLFLRGR from the coding sequence ATGGTTGAATCATCTCGTATCGAGCTGCTCAGCCCGCGGCTCGCCAACCAGATCGCTGCCGGCGAGGTGGTCGAACGCCCGGCCTCGGTGATCAAGGAACTGCTGGAAAACAGCCTGGATTCGGGCGCTCGCCGCATCGACATCGAAGTCGAGCAGGGTGGCGTCAAGTTGCTGCGCGTGCGCGACGATGGCAGCGGTATCTCGGCCGACGATCTGCCGCTGGCTTTGGCGCGTCATGCCACCAGCAAGATTCGCGACCTGGAAGATCTGGAGCGCGTGATGAGCCTGGGCTTTCGCGGCGAAGCGCTGGCTTCGATCAGTTCGGTGGCGCGCCTGACCCTGACCTCCCGCACCGCGGCGGCCGACCAGGCCTGGCAGGTCGAAACCGAAGGCCGCGACATGGATGCCCGCGTGCAGCCTGCCGCGCACCCGGTGGGCACCTCGGTCGAGGTTCGCGACCTGTTCTTCAACACCCCGGCACGGCGCAAGTTTCTCAAGACCGAGAAGACCGAGTTCGATCATCTGCAGGAAGTCATCAAGCGCCTGGCACTGGCCCGTTTCGATGTCGGCTTTCACCTGCGGCACAATGGCAAGAGCATCCTCGGCCTGCACGAAGCCCATGACGAAACCGCCCGCGCACGCAGGGTCGCCGCAGTCTGCGGGCCGGCGTTTCTCGAACAGGCCATGCCGATCGAGGTCGATCGCAACGGCTTGCGCCTGTGGGGCTGGGTGGGCTTGCCGACGTTTTCCCGCAGCCAGGCCGACTTGCAGTACTTCTTCGTCAACGGCCGAGCGGTGCGCGACAAGCTGGTCGCCCACGCCGTACGGCAGGCCTACCGCGACGTGCTGTTCAACGGTCGCCATCCGACGTTTGTCCTGTTCCTGGAAGTCGACCCAGCGGTGGTCGACGTCAACGTGCACCCCACCAAGCATGAAGTGCGCTTTCGCGACGGGCGCATGGTGCACGACTTTCTCTATGGCACCTTGCACCGTGCCCTGGCCGACGTGCGTCCCGAAGACCAGTTGGCAACCGCGCCGACGCAATCGCAGGCGCCGCGACCCAGTGGCGCCCAGGCCGGCGAGTTCGGTCCTCAGGGTGAAATGGGCCTGTCGGCGAACCTGCTGCAGCCGCCCATGGCTGCGCCGCAGTCGAACGGTGGTTCCGGTGGCGGTTACTCGTATACGCCGCGGCCGACCGCCGCCTTGCCGGTGGCCGAGGCGCAAAGCGCCTATCGGGAATTCTTCGCGCCGTTGCCCACTGCAGGCAGCAGCACTGCGCCGATCCCCAGCCTGCCGCAGAGCCAGGGTGACATTCCCCCGCTGGGCTACGCGCTGGCGCAGCTCAAAGGCATCTACATCCTGGCCGAAAACGCCCAGGGGCTGGTCCTGGTGGACATGCATGCAGCGCACGAGCGCATCATGTACGAGCGCCTGAAGATCGCCATGGCCAACGAGGGCCTGAGCGGGCAGCCACTGCTGGTGCCCGAGTCCCTGGCCATGAGCCAACGCGAAGCGGACTGTGCCGAAGAGCATGCGGCCTGGTTCCAGCGCCTGGGCTTCGAGCTTCAGCGGCTCGGGCCGGAAACCGTGGCCATCCGCCAGATCCCGGCGCTGCTCAAGCAAGCCGAAGCCAATCGCCTGGTGGGCGATGTGCTGGCCGACCTCATGGAGTACGGCACCAGCGACCGCATCCAGGCCCACCTCAACGAACTGCTGGGCACCATGGCCTGCCACGGCGCCATTCGCGCCAACCGCCGCCTGGCCATCCCGGAGATGAACGGCCTGCTGCGCGATATGGAAAACACCGAGCGCAGTGGCCAGTGCAACCATGGTCGACCGACCTGGACCCAGATGGGCCTGGACGACCTGGACAAACTTTTCCTGCGCGGACGTTGA
- a CDS encoding N-acetylmuramoyl-L-alanine amidase — protein MRIRALVAVVGLMLTGFVVNAVAATQVKSVRLWRAPDNTRLVFDLTGPVQHSVFTLSSPDRLVIDINGATAAGPLSVAPGDSPVTSVRSAQRTPTDLRVVVDLKKAITPKSFTLAPNQQYGNRLVVDLFDSAADAEPTPSQPVVATTPAVPVTPTRPAIKLTPVPNGKRDIVIAIDAGHGGEDPGASGPRGQHEKDVVLQIAKELQRQINAEQGFRAELTRTGDYFIPLRGRTEIARKKGADLFVSIHADAAPSSAAFGASVFALSERGATSETARWLADTENRSDLIGGAGNVSLDDKDRMLAGVLLDLSMTASLTSSLNVGQKVLSNIGQVTPLHKRRVEQAGFMVLKSPDIPSILVETGFISNSNEANKLQSSGHQQALARSIRTGVKQFFQQNPPPGTYMAWLRDTGKIARGPSTHVVRPGETLAMLAARYDLGIATLRSANDLKTDELKIGQEVTIPSTALASQ, from the coding sequence ATGCGCATTCGCGCGCTGGTCGCGGTCGTTGGTCTGATGTTGACGGGTTTTGTCGTCAATGCCGTGGCCGCTACACAAGTCAAGAGCGTGCGCTTGTGGCGAGCGCCGGACAACACCCGGCTGGTCTTCGACCTCACCGGTCCGGTCCAGCACAGCGTGTTCACGCTGTCGTCGCCCGACCGACTGGTGATCGACATCAACGGCGCAACCGCGGCGGGCCCATTGAGCGTGGCCCCTGGCGATTCCCCCGTCACCAGTGTGCGCTCGGCGCAGCGCACACCTACCGATCTGCGCGTCGTGGTCGACCTGAAAAAGGCCATTACCCCCAAGAGCTTCACCCTGGCGCCCAACCAGCAATACGGCAACCGTCTGGTGGTGGACTTGTTCGACTCGGCAGCCGATGCCGAGCCTACGCCGTCCCAGCCGGTCGTCGCTACCACGCCGGCGGTGCCGGTCACGCCGACTCGCCCGGCCATCAAGTTGACCCCGGTGCCCAATGGCAAGCGCGATATCGTCATTGCCATCGATGCTGGTCATGGCGGCGAAGACCCGGGCGCCTCGGGCCCGCGCGGGCAACACGAAAAAGACGTGGTGTTGCAGATCGCCAAGGAGCTGCAACGCCAGATCAACGCCGAACAAGGCTTCCGCGCCGAGCTGACGCGTACCGGCGACTACTTCATTCCGCTGCGCGGGCGCACTGAAATCGCCCGCAAGAAGGGCGCCGACCTGTTCGTTTCCATCCACGCCGATGCCGCGCCATCCTCGGCGGCTTTCGGTGCGTCGGTGTTCGCCTTGTCCGAGCGTGGCGCCACCTCTGAAACCGCGCGCTGGCTGGCCGACACCGAAAACCGTTCCGACTTGATCGGTGGCGCCGGCAACGTCAGCCTGGATGACAAGGACCGCATGCTCGCTGGTGTGCTGCTGGACCTGTCGATGACCGCCTCGCTGACCTCCAGCCTCAACGTGGGCCAGAAGGTGTTGAGCAACATCGGCCAGGTGACGCCGCTGCACAAGCGCCGTGTCGAGCAGGCCGGGTTCATGGTATTGAAATCCCCCGACATTCCTTCGATTCTGGTGGAAACCGGGTTCATTTCCAATTCCAACGAAGCCAACAAACTGCAGAGCTCGGGTCACCAGCAAGCGCTGGCGCGCTCGATCCGCACCGGTGTGAAGCAGTTCTTCCAGCAGAACCCGCCGCCAGGGACCTACATGGCCTGGCTGCGTGACACCGGCAAGATCGCTCGCGGCCCCAGCACCCACGTGGTGCGTCCCGGCGAAACCCTGGCCATGCTGGCCGCCCGCTACGACCTGGGCATCGCTACCTTGCGCAGCGCCAATGACTTGAAAACCGATGAACTGAAAATTGGCCAGGAAGTCACCATCCCCAGCACTGCCCTGGCGTCCCAGTAA